In the Piscinibacter sp. XHJ-5 genome, one interval contains:
- a CDS encoding helix-hairpin-helix domain-containing protein translates to MVIKAPKAASAAECKTLEQLPNIGPSLAADLRLIGILEPRDLRGKDAFVLYQKLCAATGQRQDPCVLDTFMAATDFMSGAPAAPWWKYTAQRKVLFGQL, encoded by the coding sequence ATGGTGATCAAGGCACCGAAGGCGGCCAGCGCCGCCGAATGCAAGACGCTGGAGCAACTGCCGAACATCGGCCCGTCGCTGGCCGCCGATCTGCGCCTCATCGGCATCCTGGAGCCGCGCGACCTGCGCGGCAAGGACGCGTTCGTGCTGTACCAGAAGCTGTGCGCCGCCACCGGACAGCGTCAAGACCCGTGCGTGCTCGACACTTTCATGGCCGCCACCGATTTCATGAGCGGCGCCCCGGCCGCGCCATGGTGGAAGTACACCGCCCAGCGCAAGGTGTTGTTCGGGCAGCTTTGA